A DNA window from Bradyrhizobium barranii subsp. barranii contains the following coding sequences:
- the murJ gene encoding murein biosynthesis integral membrane protein MurJ: MIRSFLTVSTGTLASRLLGFARDSMIAALLGTGAVADAFLAAFQLVNVVRRLLSEGALNAALIPAWLRVRDRDGEEAASAFAGRVLGTVSAALIAISIVIALLMPLIITVIAPGFLGSGTLDLAVANARLMLPYLAFAGPVTVLMGLLNAQGRFALTAFSPLLFNIALIAAIAMLLVWHADAGFAAWMLAATVGVAGLLQLLMLLSQRSARLATPLRISFDQEMRGFFAKAIPGMIASSGPQWLMVAGAIIASATPSAVSWLYFANRLIELPLGIVGVAMGTVLVPELTRAVRSGDRDAVAHAESRALELATGLALPATLGLIVLAEPIVRLLFEHGAFGADDSTATAHALMWLALGLPAHVLIKALSPAYFARSDTMTPLLATAKGFVVAIALAVVLGHVLGASGIAASITAGAWSSAISLLRKGTSEFGFSVDAAARNRLPRIVLAALAMGALLWLTTGLSPAEAHGLIRFIVLGVQIAAGIAVYGVLLQVLGAASWREAANVLKRPPRTEPEA, translated from the coding sequence ATGATCCGCTCTTTCCTGACAGTTTCAACGGGAACACTGGCCTCGCGGCTGCTGGGCTTTGCGCGCGATTCCATGATTGCCGCTCTGTTGGGCACGGGCGCCGTGGCCGATGCGTTTCTGGCGGCGTTCCAGCTCGTCAATGTGGTGCGGCGGCTGCTCAGCGAGGGGGCGCTGAACGCGGCCCTGATCCCGGCCTGGCTGCGCGTCCGTGACCGTGATGGCGAAGAGGCCGCTTCCGCCTTCGCGGGACGCGTGCTCGGCACGGTCAGCGCGGCGCTGATCGCGATCTCGATCGTGATTGCGCTGCTGATGCCACTGATCATCACGGTGATCGCGCCCGGATTTCTGGGTAGCGGCACGCTCGATCTCGCCGTCGCGAACGCGCGGCTGATGCTGCCCTATCTCGCCTTCGCCGGACCCGTCACGGTGCTGATGGGGCTGCTCAATGCGCAGGGGCGCTTTGCACTCACGGCATTCTCGCCGCTGCTGTTCAACATCGCGCTGATTGCGGCCATTGCGATGCTGCTCGTCTGGCATGCCGACGCCGGCTTCGCAGCATGGATGCTGGCGGCGACCGTCGGCGTGGCCGGACTGCTGCAATTGCTGATGCTGCTGTCGCAGCGAAGCGCGCGACTGGCGACGCCGCTGCGGATCAGCTTCGACCAGGAGATGCGCGGCTTTTTCGCCAAGGCAATCCCCGGCATGATCGCAAGCTCGGGCCCGCAATGGCTGATGGTCGCGGGCGCGATCATCGCCTCTGCAACGCCCTCCGCCGTGTCCTGGCTCTATTTCGCCAACCGCCTGATCGAGCTGCCGCTCGGTATCGTCGGTGTCGCCATGGGCACCGTGCTGGTGCCAGAGCTGACGCGCGCGGTGCGTAGCGGCGACCGTGACGCCGTGGCGCATGCGGAATCGCGGGCGCTGGAACTGGCAACCGGGCTGGCGCTGCCGGCGACGCTCGGCCTGATCGTTCTGGCCGAGCCGATCGTGCGGCTGTTGTTCGAGCATGGCGCGTTCGGCGCGGACGACAGTACGGCCACCGCGCATGCGCTGATGTGGCTGGCGCTGGGCCTTCCGGCGCATGTGCTGATCAAGGCGCTGTCGCCGGCCTACTTTGCCCGCAGCGACACGATGACGCCGCTGCTGGCGACCGCCAAGGGCTTTGTGGTCGCGATCGCCCTCGCTGTCGTGCTCGGACACGTCCTTGGCGCGAGCGGAATCGCTGCCAGCATCACGGCCGGCGCCTGGAGCAGTGCGATCTCGCTGCTGCGGAAAGGCACCAGCGAGTTCGGCTTCTCGGTCGATGCGGCCGCCCGCAACCGGCTGCCGCGGATCGTGCTCGCCGCGCTCGCCATGGGCGCCCTGCTCTGGCTGACGACCGGTCTGTCGCCCGCCGAGGCGCATGGGCTGATCCGCTTCATCGTCCTGGGCGTGCAGATCGCGGCCGGAATCGCCGTCTATGGCGTGCTCCTGCAGGTCCTCGGGGCGGCCTCGTGGCGCGAGGCGGCTAACGTGCTGAAGCGCCCGCCCCGGACCGAGCCCGAGGCGTGA
- the trpS gene encoding tryptophan--tRNA ligase, giving the protein MAFVERVFSGVQPTGNLHLGNYLGAIVNFVKMQETHNCIYCVVDMHAITQGVDVWGGPVKLARNTREVTAAFIASGIDPKKHIVFNQSQVSGHAELAWIFNCVARMGWLGRMTQFKEKAGKDRENASVGLFDYPVLMAADILLYRATHVPVGEDQKQHLELSRDIAQKFNNDFGDSIRNLGANDGLFFPLPEPLITGPATRVMSLRDGTKKMSKSDASDNSRINLTDDADTIAQKVRKAKTDPEPLPSEEKGLEARPEADNLVGIFAALSGRSKADVLREFGGGQFSSFKNALVDLCVTKLSPIAGEMKRLVADPGHIDAILNDGADRARAIADETMKLSKDIVGFIRRR; this is encoded by the coding sequence ATGGCATTCGTTGAACGGGTCTTTTCGGGCGTCCAGCCGACGGGCAATCTGCATCTCGGCAATTACCTCGGCGCGATCGTGAACTTCGTGAAGATGCAGGAAACCCATAACTGCATCTATTGCGTCGTCGACATGCACGCGATCACGCAAGGCGTGGACGTCTGGGGCGGACCGGTCAAGCTCGCGCGCAACACCCGCGAGGTGACCGCGGCGTTCATCGCGAGCGGCATCGATCCGAAGAAGCACATCGTGTTCAACCAGAGCCAGGTCTCGGGCCACGCCGAGCTCGCCTGGATCTTCAACTGCGTCGCGCGCATGGGCTGGCTCGGCCGCATGACCCAGTTCAAGGAGAAGGCCGGCAAGGACCGCGAGAACGCGTCAGTTGGCCTCTTCGACTATCCCGTGCTGATGGCCGCCGACATTCTGCTGTACCGCGCCACCCACGTTCCGGTCGGCGAGGACCAGAAGCAGCATCTCGAGCTCTCGCGCGACATCGCGCAGAAGTTCAACAACGACTTTGGTGACTCGATCCGCAACCTCGGCGCCAATGACGGCCTGTTCTTCCCGCTGCCGGAACCGCTGATCACGGGACCGGCGACGCGCGTGATGAGCCTGCGCGACGGCACCAAGAAGATGTCGAAGTCGGACGCGTCCGACAATTCGCGCATCAATTTGACCGACGACGCCGACACCATCGCGCAGAAGGTACGCAAGGCGAAGACCGATCCGGAGCCGCTGCCGTCAGAGGAAAAGGGCCTGGAAGCGCGCCCCGAGGCCGACAATCTCGTCGGCATCTTCGCCGCGCTCTCCGGCCGCTCCAAGGCCGACGTGCTGCGCGAATTTGGCGGCGGCCAGTTCTCCAGCTTCAAGAATGCGCTGGTGGATCTGTGCGTCACGAAACTCTCCCCGATCGCCGGCGAGATGAAGCGCCTCGTCGCCGACCCCGGCCATATCGACGCGATCCTGAACGATGGCGCCGACCGGGCCCGCGCGATCGCCGACGAGACCATGAAGCTCTCGAAGGACATCGTCGGCTTCATCCGCCGGCGCTGA
- a CDS encoding universal stress protein, whose protein sequence is MTSKRLCFEPGHKPKCLVIVDDTAEWDRAVYYASRWAIRAGGGVVMLRIIEPEQQSQEWLGVAEIMRAEAQEAAEAALDRAAGRANGIAAITPERVIREGDAMEQLLAVIDEDPDIAMLVLAANPGAEGPGPLVSLLAHELGTFPVPVTIISGALSDGSVDSLS, encoded by the coding sequence ATGACCAGCAAGCGACTTTGCTTCGAGCCGGGTCACAAGCCCAAATGCCTCGTGATCGTCGATGACACCGCCGAATGGGATCGCGCGGTCTACTATGCCAGCCGCTGGGCGATCCGCGCCGGCGGCGGCGTGGTCATGCTGCGCATCATCGAGCCTGAGCAGCAGAGTCAGGAATGGCTAGGGGTGGCCGAGATCATGCGCGCCGAGGCGCAGGAGGCGGCGGAAGCCGCGCTCGACCGCGCCGCCGGCCGCGCCAACGGCATCGCCGCGATCACGCCGGAGCGGGTGATCCGCGAAGGCGATGCAATGGAACAACTGCTCGCCGTGATCGACGAGGACCCCGACATCGCCATGCTGGTGCTCGCCGCCAATCCCGGCGCGGAGGGTCCGGGACCGCTGGTCTCGCTGCTGGCGCATGAACTGGGCACGTTCCCGGTGCCGGTGACGATCATCTCGGGCGCGCTGAGCGATGGAAGCGTGGATTCGCTGTCGTAG
- a CDS encoding NifU family protein, whose amino-acid sequence MFIQTEATPNPATLKFIPGRVVVDGGPMEFSSRESATRSPLAEKLFDVPGVTGVFYGSDFITVTKANGEWQQLKPAILGAIMEHYMSGAPLLADGAAPSDADLDDEDEFFDESDAETVDMIKDLIETRVRPAVANDGGDITFRGFKDGIVYLNMKGSCAGCPSSTATLQHGIQNLFKHFVPDVVEVRPM is encoded by the coding sequence ATGTTCATTCAAACCGAAGCCACCCCCAATCCCGCCACGCTGAAGTTCATTCCCGGTCGCGTCGTCGTCGACGGCGGCCCGATGGAATTTTCGAGCCGCGAATCGGCCACGCGCTCGCCGCTGGCCGAAAAGCTGTTCGACGTGCCCGGCGTCACCGGCGTGTTCTATGGATCGGATTTCATCACCGTGACCAAGGCGAACGGTGAATGGCAGCAACTCAAGCCCGCGATCCTCGGCGCCATCATGGAGCACTACATGTCCGGCGCGCCGTTGCTCGCCGATGGCGCGGCTCCAAGCGATGCCGACCTCGACGACGAGGATGAGTTCTTCGACGAGTCCGATGCCGAGACGGTCGACATGATCAAGGATCTGATCGAGACCCGCGTGCGGCCCGCGGTCGCCAATGACGGCGGCGACATCACCTTCCGCGGCTTCAAGGACGGCATCGTCTATCTCAACATGAAGGGCTCATGCGCCGGCTGCCCGTCATCGACCGCGACGCTCCAGCACGGCATCCAGAATTTGTTCAAGCATTTCGTGCCTGACGTGGTCGAAGTCCGGCCGATGTAG
- a CDS encoding methyl-accepting chemotaxis protein has translation MSFWRSGSSAREALAQVIALGKSQAVIEFNLDGTIITANQNFLDAMGYRLDEIAGRHHSMFAMPEERGSAAYREFWAQLGRGEYQSAEYKRLGKGGREIWIQASYNPIINEAGKPVKVVKFATDITARKIRSLEDAGKISAIGRAQAVIEFNLDGTIITANENFLSTVGYRLDEIQGQHHSIFVGAGERDSAAYREFWAKLGRGEFQSGEYKRFGKGGKEVWILASYNPILDETGKPFKVVKFATDVSAQKLSNANFAGQIEAIGKSQAVIEFNMDGKVLTANENFLGALGYTLSEIVGKHHSMFVGADERDSEAYRAFWARLNAGEFQSGEYQRVGKGGRQVWIQASYNPIRDLNGNPFKVVKYASDTTAQVIARKRSEKVRDMMESVAAGAEELNASVREIAEAMTRSRETASTAVDRVEAADHQAQRLTQAAESMSMIVQLIGSITGQINLLALNATIESARAGEAGRGFAVVASEVKNLANQAKQAADRIEQEIGNLNGISVDVVAALGAIRGAIEGVSEYVSSTAAAVEEQSTVTSEMSASMRKAAEEAASIGQAA, from the coding sequence ATGTCTTTTTGGCGAAGCGGTTCTTCGGCTAGGGAGGCTTTGGCTCAGGTCATTGCACTCGGCAAGTCGCAGGCGGTCATCGAATTCAATCTCGACGGCACCATTATCACGGCCAACCAGAATTTCCTGGACGCGATGGGCTACCGGCTCGACGAGATCGCCGGCAGGCACCACAGCATGTTCGCGATGCCGGAGGAGCGGGGCAGCGCGGCCTATCGCGAGTTCTGGGCGCAGCTCGGTCGCGGCGAATATCAATCAGCCGAATACAAGCGGCTCGGCAAGGGCGGCCGCGAGATCTGGATCCAGGCGTCCTATAATCCGATCATCAACGAAGCCGGCAAACCGGTGAAGGTCGTCAAGTTCGCGACAGACATCACCGCGCGCAAGATCCGCAGCCTCGAGGATGCCGGCAAGATTTCCGCGATCGGCCGCGCCCAGGCGGTGATCGAGTTCAATCTCGACGGCACCATCATCACCGCCAACGAGAATTTCCTGAGCACGGTGGGCTATCGGCTCGACGAGATCCAGGGGCAGCATCACAGCATATTCGTGGGGGCGGGTGAGCGCGATAGCGCAGCCTATCGCGAATTCTGGGCCAAGCTCGGCCGCGGCGAATTCCAGTCCGGCGAGTACAAGCGCTTCGGCAAGGGCGGCAAGGAGGTCTGGATTCTCGCTTCCTACAATCCGATCCTCGATGAGACCGGCAAGCCGTTCAAGGTGGTGAAGTTCGCGACCGACGTCAGTGCGCAGAAGCTGTCGAATGCGAATTTTGCCGGCCAGATCGAGGCGATCGGCAAGTCGCAAGCCGTGATCGAGTTCAACATGGACGGCAAGGTTTTGACGGCCAATGAAAACTTCCTCGGCGCGCTCGGCTATACGCTGTCCGAGATCGTCGGCAAGCATCACAGCATGTTCGTGGGCGCCGACGAGCGCGACAGCGAAGCCTATCGCGCCTTCTGGGCCAGGCTGAACGCCGGTGAATTCCAGTCCGGCGAATATCAGCGCGTCGGCAAGGGCGGCCGGCAGGTCTGGATCCAGGCCTCCTACAACCCGATCCGCGACCTCAACGGCAATCCGTTCAAGGTCGTGAAATACGCCTCCGACACCACCGCCCAGGTGATCGCGCGCAAGCGCAGCGAGAAGGTGCGCGACATGATGGAATCGGTTGCCGCCGGCGCCGAGGAGCTCAACGCCTCGGTGCGCGAGATTGCCGAGGCAATGACGCGCTCGCGCGAGACCGCATCGACCGCGGTCGATCGGGTCGAGGCGGCGGACCATCAGGCGCAGCGGCTGACGCAGGCGGCGGAGTCGATGAGCATGATCGTGCAGCTGATCGGCAGCATCACCGGTCAGATCAATCTGCTGGCGCTGAACGCCACCATCGAATCCGCGCGCGCCGGCGAGGCCGGTCGCGGCTTTGCCGTGGTGGCATCTGAAGTGAAGAACCTCGCCAATCAGGCCAAGCAGGCCGCCGACCGGATCGAGCAGGAGATCGGCAATCTGAACGGCATCTCGGTCGACGTGGTCGCCGCGCTGGGGGCGATCCGGGGCGCGATCGAGGGCGTCAGCGAATATGTGTCGTCAACGGCCGCCGCCGTCGAGGAGCAGAGCACCGTCACCAGCGAAATGTCGGCGAGCATGCGCAAGGCCGCGGAAGAGGCGGCGAGCATCGGTCAGGCGGCGTAG
- the tsaB gene encoding tRNA (adenosine(37)-N6)-threonylcarbamoyltransferase complex dimerization subunit type 1 TsaB: MLILAIDTALEACAAAVLDTDAGQLLAEESLLMKRGHAEALMPMIARVMQSADLAFTSLDRIAVTVGPGSFTGLRVGISAARGLALAAKRPAVGLTTLSAYAATVVGQSGTAPVISAIDARHDHVYCQIVAGDGSPLVRPSVVPIDAAIAASQFGAPHLVGNAAKILADRWPKDGPQPVAVDAQPAPDIGWVAWLGAAANPETTPARPFYLKAPDAKPAAQPPFAAQAATS; this comes from the coding sequence ATGCTGATCCTTGCCATCGATACCGCGCTGGAAGCGTGCGCGGCTGCCGTTCTCGACACCGACGCCGGCCAGCTGCTTGCGGAGGAATCGCTTCTGATGAAGCGCGGCCACGCCGAAGCGCTGATGCCGATGATCGCGCGCGTGATGCAATCGGCCGATCTTGCCTTCACCTCGCTCGACCGCATCGCCGTCACCGTCGGTCCCGGAAGCTTCACGGGCCTGAGGGTCGGCATTTCGGCGGCGCGCGGCCTTGCGCTTGCGGCGAAGCGGCCCGCGGTCGGGCTGACGACGCTTTCGGCCTATGCCGCCACCGTCGTCGGCCAGAGCGGAACGGCGCCAGTGATCTCGGCGATCGATGCGCGGCACGATCACGTCTATTGCCAGATCGTAGCCGGCGACGGCAGCCCGCTGGTGCGGCCGAGCGTCGTGCCAATTGACGCGGCGATCGCGGCCTCGCAATTCGGTGCGCCGCATCTGGTCGGCAATGCCGCAAAGATCCTCGCCGATCGCTGGCCGAAGGACGGTCCGCAACCCGTTGCGGTCGACGCGCAGCCCGCGCCCGACATCGGCTGGGTCGCCTGGCTCGGCGCCGCGGCCAATCCCGAAACCACGCCGGCGCGGCCGTTCTATCTGAAGGCACCCGACGCAAAGCCGGCCGCACAGCCACCGTTCGCCGCACAAGCCGCAACCTCATGA
- the rimI gene encoding ribosomal protein S18-alanine N-acetyltransferase, translating into MMRWLSEWWRGGTAAVEPATTRDAARLAQLHGQSFARGWGEGEFEGMIGERNTLVHRLRFGRKTIGFAVSRIGADEAEILSIAVDQAHRGRGLSGTLLMTHLGHLAGRGVRTIFLEVEENNQPARRLYDRAGFMVVGRRERYYKQPNGEQLNALLMRRDLS; encoded by the coding sequence ATGATGAGATGGCTTTCGGAATGGTGGCGCGGCGGCACGGCCGCCGTCGAGCCGGCGACCACGCGCGACGCCGCGCGGCTGGCGCAGCTGCACGGACAATCCTTTGCCCGCGGCTGGGGCGAAGGCGAGTTCGAGGGCATGATCGGCGAGCGCAACACGCTCGTGCATCGGTTGCGATTCGGCCGCAAGACAATCGGATTCGCGGTCTCGCGGATCGGCGCGGACGAAGCGGAAATCCTCTCCATCGCGGTCGACCAGGCACACCGCGGCCGCGGGCTGTCCGGCACGTTGCTGATGACGCATCTCGGCCACCTCGCAGGGCGCGGCGTGCGCACAATATTTCTCGAAGTCGAGGAAAATAACCAGCCGGCGCGGCGGCTCTACGATCGGGCCGGATTCATGGTGGTCGGGCGCCGCGAACGCTACTATAAGCAGCCCAACGGGGAACAATTGAACGCACTTCTGATGCGACGTGACTTGTCGTAA
- a CDS encoding Fur family transcriptional regulator has protein sequence MTGLKPSSASKATGIEARCAATGMRMTEQRRVIARVLAESVDHPDVEELYRRCVAVDDKISISTVYRTVKLFEDAGIIERHDFREGRARYETMRDSHHDHLINLRDGKVIEFTSEEIEKLQAEIARKLGYKLVDHRLELYCVPLDDDKPTS, from the coding sequence ATGACTGGACTTAAACCTTCCTCCGCCTCCAAGGCGACCGGCATCGAGGCTCGCTGCGCCGCCACCGGCATGCGCATGACCGAGCAGCGCCGCGTCATCGCCCGCGTGCTGGCGGAATCGGTCGACCATCCCGACGTCGAGGAACTTTACCGGCGCTGCGTCGCCGTCGACGACAAGATCTCGATCTCGACTGTGTATCGCACCGTCAAGCTGTTCGAGGATGCCGGCATCATCGAGCGCCATGATTTCCGCGAGGGCCGCGCGCGCTACGAGACGATGCGCGACAGCCATCACGACCACCTCATCAATCTGCGCGACGGCAAGGTGATCGAGTTCACCTCCGAGGAGATCGAGAAGCTGCAGGCGGAGATCGCCCGCAAGCTCGGCTACAAGCTGGTCGACCATCGGCTCGAGCTCTATTGCGTCCCGCTCGACGACGACAAGCCGACGTCTTAA
- a CDS encoding HAD family hydrolase: protein MPIDLIIFDCDGVLVDSEVISCRAHADVLTRHGYPITSEQVLVRFLGVSEKDARRMVEQEIGHNLPDDLESQVSAATLQFYASDLQPITHVAAAIAAIDLPKCVASSGTPEKIHHGLTCAGLYDLLAPNIFSASQVARGKPAPDLFLFAAERMKAAPERCVVIEDSVPGVTGAHAAGMSVLGFHGGSHCPPGHAERLRAAGAGLTFDDMRHLPELVRRVAGNTRAG, encoded by the coding sequence GTGCCTATAGATCTCATCATCTTCGATTGCGACGGCGTGCTCGTGGACAGCGAGGTGATCTCCTGTCGCGCACATGCGGACGTGCTGACACGGCACGGCTATCCGATCACGTCGGAGCAGGTGCTGGTCCGCTTCCTCGGCGTATCCGAGAAAGACGCGCGGCGGATGGTCGAACAGGAAATCGGCCACAACCTCCCCGACGATCTTGAGAGCCAAGTGAGTGCGGCCACGCTGCAATTTTACGCCAGCGATTTGCAGCCGATCACCCACGTGGCCGCGGCGATTGCCGCAATCGATTTGCCGAAATGCGTCGCATCGAGCGGCACGCCGGAGAAGATCCATCACGGCCTGACATGCGCCGGGCTCTACGACCTGCTCGCCCCGAACATCTTTTCCGCAAGCCAGGTCGCTCGCGGCAAGCCCGCACCCGATCTGTTCCTGTTTGCCGCCGAACGGATGAAAGCTGCGCCTGAACGGTGCGTCGTGATCGAGGACAGCGTCCCCGGAGTGACCGGCGCGCATGCCGCCGGGATGAGCGTGCTGGGCTTTCACGGCGGCAGCCATTGCCCGCCGGGTCACGCCGAGAGGCTGCGCGCCGCCGGCGCCGGATTGACGTTCGACGATATGCGGCACTTGCCGGAGCTGGTCCGGCGGGTTGCGGGGAACACCCGGGCGGGCTGA
- the miaB gene encoding tRNA (N6-isopentenyl adenosine(37)-C2)-methylthiotransferase MiaB → MTPPRKLHIKSYGCQMNVYDAQRMVDTLAPEGFVETANAEDADLVILNTCHIREKASEKVYSELGRLRVAKDEAARGGRAMQIAVAGCVAQAEGAEITRRAPVVDVVVGPQSYHHLPELLKRARDEGRAIETEFPAADKFGFLAQPKPDAIRARGISAFVTVQEGCDKFCTFCVVPYTRGSEVSRPVAKIVDDVKRLADNGVRELTLIGQNVNAYHGEGPDGKAWPLGRLLEHLAKIPGIARLRYSTSHPRDVDDSLIAAHRDLGELMPFVHLPVQSGSDRILAAMNRKHTADDYRRVIDRFRSARQDIAFSSDFIVGFPGESEQDFLATLALVTQIGYAAAYSFKYSARPGTPAADMQETVSPAEMDQRLERLQELIDSQQSAFNKAAIGSTVDVLFERPARKEGQIVGRTAFLQPAHVMASPDIIGQILPVRIDSLERYSFLGELVTPRNAREPALSQAIGA, encoded by the coding sequence ATGACGCCGCCGCGCAAGCTGCACATCAAATCATATGGCTGCCAGATGAACGTCTACGATGCCCAGCGCATGGTGGACACGCTGGCTCCGGAAGGATTCGTGGAGACGGCCAACGCGGAGGATGCCGACCTCGTCATCCTCAACACCTGCCATATCCGCGAGAAGGCCTCCGAAAAGGTCTATTCCGAGCTTGGCCGGCTGCGGGTTGCCAAGGACGAGGCCGCGCGCGGGGGCCGGGCGATGCAGATCGCGGTGGCGGGCTGCGTGGCGCAGGCCGAAGGTGCGGAGATCACGCGCCGCGCGCCGGTGGTTGACGTCGTGGTCGGCCCGCAGAGCTATCATCACCTCCCGGAGCTTCTGAAGCGCGCGCGCGACGAAGGCCGTGCGATCGAGACCGAATTTCCTGCGGCGGACAAGTTCGGCTTCCTGGCCCAGCCAAAGCCCGATGCGATCCGCGCGCGCGGCATTTCCGCTTTCGTCACGGTGCAGGAAGGCTGCGACAAGTTCTGCACCTTCTGCGTCGTGCCCTATACGCGGGGCTCGGAAGTGTCGCGCCCCGTCGCGAAGATCGTCGATGACGTGAAGCGGCTGGCCGACAACGGCGTGCGCGAGCTCACGCTGATCGGCCAGAACGTCAACGCCTATCACGGCGAGGGACCGGACGGAAAAGCCTGGCCGCTCGGCCGATTGCTCGAACATCTCGCGAAGATTCCGGGCATCGCACGGCTGCGCTATTCGACCAGCCATCCCCGCGATGTCGATGACAGTTTGATTGCAGCCCATCGCGATCTCGGCGAGCTGATGCCGTTCGTGCACCTGCCGGTGCAGTCGGGTTCGGACCGGATTCTCGCCGCCATGAACCGGAAACATACCGCCGATGATTATCGGCGTGTCATCGACCGTTTCCGGTCCGCGCGCCAAGACATTGCTTTTTCATCAGATTTTATCGTGGGATTCCCCGGCGAAAGCGAGCAAGATTTTCTCGCCACCCTCGCGCTTGTCACGCAAATCGGCTACGCTGCGGCATATTCGTTCAAATACTCCGCCCGGCCGGGAACGCCGGCCGCGGATATGCAGGAGACGGTGTCCCCCGCCGAGATGGACCAGCGATTGGAGCGGCTCCAGGAACTGATCGACAGCCAGCAATCGGCCTTCAACAAGGCCGCGATTGGCTCAACGGTCGATGTGCTGTTCGAGCGTCCGGCCCGCAAGGAGGGCCAGATCGTCGGCCGCACTGCCTTCCTCCAGCCTGCGCATGTGATGGCCTCGCCCGACATCATCGGACAGATCCTGCCGGTCCGGATCGACAGCCTCGAACGCTATAGTTTCCTCGGTGAGCTCGTGACGCCGCGTAACGCGCGCGAGCCCGCTTTATCGCAAGCCATTGGAGCCTGA
- a CDS encoding PhoH family protein: MQVPPETQVVIDFDDNRAASALVGPYGQHLAQIERRLGVVVDSKGNHITIGGTRDGCDAARRVLETLYAQAVKGQDLDQGEVEGAIRAVIAQGSLFEFDAKSAKSTFDSINLRKRPVRARTAAQDSYIRALKRHELVFGIGPAGTGKTWLAVAHAAQLFERKEVDKIILSRPAVEAGERLGFLPGDLREKVDPYLRPIYDALYDLMDARIVERALQTGEIEIAPLAFMRGRTLTNAAIILDEAQNTTSMQMKMFLTRLGENSRMIVTGDPSQIDLPNGQTSGLAEATRLLGGVEGIAQVHFKAEDVIRHELVARIVSAYEGQPQRPATGKS; the protein is encoded by the coding sequence ATGCAAGTTCCGCCCGAGACCCAGGTCGTCATCGACTTCGACGACAACCGCGCCGCATCCGCGCTGGTCGGCCCCTACGGCCAGCATCTCGCCCAGATCGAGCGGCGGCTCGGCGTCGTGGTCGACTCCAAGGGCAACCACATCACCATCGGCGGCACGCGCGACGGCTGCGACGCCGCGCGCCGCGTGCTGGAGACACTCTACGCGCAGGCCGTGAAGGGGCAGGATCTCGACCAGGGCGAAGTCGAAGGCGCGATCCGCGCCGTGATCGCACAGGGTTCGCTGTTCGAATTCGACGCCAAATCGGCCAAATCCACTTTCGACAGCATCAATTTGCGCAAGCGCCCGGTGCGCGCGCGCACCGCCGCGCAGGATTCCTACATCCGCGCGCTGAAGCGCCACGAGCTGGTGTTCGGCATCGGCCCCGCCGGCACCGGCAAGACCTGGCTCGCGGTGGCGCATGCCGCGCAGCTGTTCGAGCGCAAGGAAGTCGACAAGATCATCCTGTCGCGTCCGGCGGTCGAGGCCGGCGAGCGGCTCGGCTTTTTGCCCGGCGATCTCCGCGAGAAGGTCGATCCGTATCTCCGTCCGATCTACGACGCGCTTTACGACCTCATGGATGCGCGCATCGTCGAGCGGGCGCTCCAGACCGGCGAGATCGAGATCGCGCCGCTCGCCTTCATGCGCGGCCGCACGCTGACCAACGCTGCGATCATCCTGGACGAGGCGCAGAACACCACGTCGATGCAGATGAAGATGTTCTTGACCCGTCTCGGCGAGAACAGCCGCATGATCGTGACCGGCGATCCCTCGCAGATCGACCTGCCGAACGGCCAGACTTCGGGCCTTGCGGAAGCGACGCGCCTGCTGGGCGGCGTCGAAGGTATTGCACAAGTTCATTTCAAAGCCGAGGACGTGATCCGCCACGAGCTCGTGGCACGAATCGTCTCTGCCTATGAGGGGCAGCCGCAGCGGCCGGCCACCGGTAAATCCTAG